A segment of the Mycobacterium intracellulare ATCC 13950 genome:
TCATGACGATGCCGACGCTCGACATCGCGCACCGGGCGCGCAAAGAGGCGACCGCCGCCCTCGCCGAGCTATTGCAGCGGTAGGTTCCCGGTGGCTGGGAGCCGACGACGCCGCGTCCCCGGCGTGCCATACGGTCGGCTCATGGCCGAGGGCGAAGTCTTCGTGATCGACCGGGTGGTGACCCGACCCGGGTGTGCCCGCCGATTCGTCGACGCCTACCTCGCCGAATACGCGCCCGGCGCAAGCGCCCGCGGAATGACGCTGCGCGACATCCTCGTGAGCCCACCGATCTGGTTCGACGATGACAGCAACGTCATCACCGCGACCTGGACACTGCCCAGCGCGCAGGCATGGTGGGAGATGACCTGGAAAGGCCGACCGGATCCGGCGCTGGGCGAATGGTGGTCGCGGATCGGCGAATTGGTCACCGAGCGGTCCCGCTCCTTCGCCGCCTCCGCCGACGACGTCGACGGGCTGTGCGATGTATAACCTCACGCGGCTGATCGACGTCGCCGAGGCCGATCGCGACCGGATTCTCGACGAGCTGCGCGCGGCCGCCCGCGCGGCGGCGCCGCTGCGCTGGGTGGTGCAACCGACGCTGCCCGGCTCGCGCAACGGGGGCGACATCCTGGTGCATCTGCGGTTCGCGACCGCGCACCAATGTGCCCGCGCGACAGAGGCTCTCGCTGCCGTGCTGGCCGATCCGGCTGTGGTTCGGGTCAACGGCGCGAGCTATGCGGGTTCGCCCGTGCGCTGCGGCGAGACGGCCGGCACGGTCTACCGGACGCTGTTGCTGCGCGTGCAGCCGGGCACACCCGAGCCCACCCTCGCCCGGTTCGAGCGCGAGCTGTCGTCGATGCCGCGGTACCTACCGACGATCCGGGCCTGGCAGCTGAGCCGGGTGTCCGCGCCGGTCGGAACCTGCTCGTGGACACACGTGTTCGAGCAGGAGTTCGCCGACGTCGAGGCGCTGACGGGGCCCTACCTGATGCACCCCGTCCACTGGGCGGTGGTGGACCGCTGGTTCGACCCGGAAACCACCGACGTGATCATCCGCGACCGGGTATGCCACAGCTTCTGCGCCATCCCCGACCCGGTGCTGAGCTAGACGCCCGCGGGCAGGATGCCCGGATTGGCGGTCGCCGGCGGCTCCAACCGGGGCAGCACTTCGGTGCCGTCCAGGCTGTGCACCGGCAGGCGCTGTGACCACGGGTAGTGCAGGCTGAAGGCGACCAAGCCGGTGCGCTCCGCGGCGGGCAGATGGCACATCGCCAGCACGGTCTCGGCCAGATACTCCACCGGTTCGGTGGGGAACGAATCCGGGATCAGTTGCGCGGCACCGGGCGTGCGTACCGCGGTCGACGGGCCGACGCAGTTCACCGCGATGTTGGCGTCCAGCAGCTCGGCGGCCACGCCCTGGGTGAACCGGTGCAGCGCAGCTTTCAGGGACGCGTAGACCACGTCGCCGGAGGTCTTGTTGTATTCGCGGTACGGCCGAACCGGGGCCACGCCGGTGACCGAACCGATGTTGACAATCCAGCCCGCCCCTTGGCCACGCATATGCGGCACGGCCGATTTCGTCAGCGCGAACGGGATGCGCAGGTAGTGTTCCACGGTGCGGTCGAACGTCTCCAGGCTCATGTCCTCGACCAACGCGTAGTCGGCGAAACCGGCGTTGTTGACCAGGATGTCGATGCGTCCGGTTCGGTCCAGGACCGCGTCGACCAAACCGTCGCGCTGCTGCGCATCCTCCAGGTCGCTCGCAATGCCGAACGCCGCGCCGCCGTCGGCCTCGATCAGTTCCACCGTTTCCCCGATGGTGCCGGGCAGAGCGGTAATCGTTCCGGCCCGCGTCGACAACGAAGGCGTGTGCGATCGTGCGGTGACTGCGACCGTGGCGCCCTCGGCCGCCAGCCGCCGCGCGATGGCGCGGCCGATGCCTCGGCTGCTTCCGGTGACCAAAGCGGTTTTGCCCGAGAGTAATCGGCTCATCGAAGTTCGAGATCCTCCTCGGCCGGGGCGCGGTGATCGCGCCAGAAGTCGACCAGGCG
Coding sequences within it:
- a CDS encoding Dabb family protein encodes the protein MYNLTRLIDVAEADRDRILDELRAAARAAAPLRWVVQPTLPGSRNGGDILVHLRFATAHQCARATEALAAVLADPAVVRVNGASYAGSPVRCGETAGTVYRTLLLRVQPGTPEPTLARFERELSSMPRYLPTIRAWQLSRVSAPVGTCSWTHVFEQEFADVEALTGPYLMHPVHWAVVDRWFDPETTDVIIRDRVCHSFCAIPDPVLS
- a CDS encoding SDR family NAD(P)-dependent oxidoreductase, which codes for MSRLLSGKTALVTGSSRGIGRAIARRLAAEGATVAVTARSHTPSLSTRAGTITALPGTIGETVELIEADGGAAFGIASDLEDAQQRDGLVDAVLDRTGRIDILVNNAGFADYALVEDMSLETFDRTVEHYLRIPFALTKSAVPHMRGQGAGWIVNIGSVTGVAPVRPYREYNKTSGDVVYASLKAALHRFTQGVAAELLDANIAVNCVGPSTAVRTPGAAQLIPDSFPTEPVEYLAETVLAMCHLPAAERTGLVAFSLHYPWSQRLPVHSLDGTEVLPRLEPPATANPGILPAGV